Within Malus domestica chromosome 04, GDT2T_hap1, the genomic segment ATACACAAGCTCATCAATGGCAACAAATTCACATGGATACAACAAAAGCACATACCTTTCTTCGTAGTATTTCTTATACGTAAGAGCTCTGCCATCCCTGAGCTTAAGAAGTGAGTTTCCATTCAAGTTACTCAACAAACCAGTGATGCAATATATGGTACCATTATGAGGGGTACAAACCAAAGAATTCTGGATCATGCATGTACAAACCAAACCCTGTTTGGTATGTACCAAACGGGAACAGCCGTTAAGCGTTGAACAATTTACGTGATCATTGGAATATTCTTCAGATGCAAATAACACAGATGTAACACATCTCCAATCAATGATCACAGCTTCCTGATGTATTCTGGTCCCCGGGAGTAAAAGATAATCAATCCCAACATTTCCTCCCGAAGAAAGTCCATCTAAAACTTCTCCCAGCTTATTCAAATTGTGATCAAttagaatttgaaaaattgtgaTTTGGAACCTTCTACACAGAAGTACCTACAAATAAAGTCATATGAACATGATAACACGTTAGTTTATCTCATGCATCATATAATACTGAAAGAGCAGTAGGGAAATCAAAACAATACCTGTTCTGAATTTAGATGAATTTCTCCAACATATTTAAAGTTTACTGTTACACTACCTCTGCCGACTTCTAAGTCAAAATGAGGATTTGCAATATCACAATCCAGCTCACTCCTCATACCAAGTACAATGTTATGAACTGGAATATCATATTCAAAATTCTGATTCAGCTCAATTAAGTAGCAATGATACAATATACTAGGATCATTTGAGCAAAAGGGCTTGACTAATTCAATTGGGACATAGCTGCACTGTACATCATCATACGGTTCCGATCCTGCACACAGCCCAATTAGAATTTGTAAAAAAACATACTCAAGTTCAAAACGATATTAGAAGCTAAGGATGGGCAAGTAAAGGTTAGAGAAGTTACCAAGCTCTTGTGTGCCTTCTTCCTCAACAATATCTGGAACAAGATTATCCGTTAAAGCACCAATTTTGTGAAGTTCCTTGCAAGCTTCGAAGCATGCAAGTTGCTTCAAAATTTTAACATTTCCTTTTACATGAACATCAGGTATTGGACAGCTCTTGGGAAGATGCAAAGTGCAAGTCTCCTTGTCCCATCTTGGAGCAGGTTTAAAATatctgaaaaataaattaaaaattaaaaataaatcatcAGAAAAATCAATGAATAGAATACATAGCAGCATTAATTACAGAGTGTTTCACTAAACTAACCCATCAGAAGGGAGCCTTGAGCAATAGAAGTACATCAATCCAATAGAGGAAGCAAGGCTCAAGCTTGCTCCAGTACTTTCAACACGATAAAAGTCATCATCCTGCAAATCAATTTCCAAAGGTGTGCAGGCAAGAGAAGAATGGCGTAAGGACTCCTTTCTCATTATAGCTCCACTTGCAAGATAATTTTGTACTCGAGAATGTGTACTGGAATCACCACTGCAGACAAAAATAATTAGGCATAGTACCAGGAACTGATCCTAGAAGAATTGGCCTAAACAGTCAAACTAAATATGAATTCACTAAAGGAGAGAGTAGAATATGAATTTTCTTGCACAAACAAAATTATGGTCAAGTTTCATTAGAGCAACAAATACATCTAGAGAAAAAGTAGGGAAGAGATTAATTTCAGACAGACTGAACAATTACCTTTTCAACATTAACACATAATCAGAGTTTTGCATCCTTGCACGACCTTTAGACTGTATGAAACTAGAAACAGTGGAGGAAGGATCAAATCTAATGACCAAATTACAGCTTTGAACATCTAACCCCTCTTCAAGAATCGATGTTGCAACAATGATATTCACCTGAAAAATATACATTTTCTAAATCAAACATGGAAATTGGTAAGTGACAAGGTATTGTGATTCAGAAAGGAAAAAAGTAAGCATACCATGCCCTTACGGAATTCTTCAACAATTTCGTTCTGCCTTTTTCTGGTTTGGAATTGCACCGCATTGTTATTTCCCGCAATGTACTTTGTCTTCCAGCCATTGAGTTTAGGAAAAAATGTACTAAATAACGATTCGATGACAACAGCTGTTATGACCCTTTCAACAAAAACTATACATCTCAAATCCTTTAAGCCCCTgggttaataaaaaaaactcagTACATCTAATGTTTAACCGAGTAGCAGAAAATGTACCATATTCAACtgtatactctctctctctctctctatatatatatatgttttgtaAATTTGAGAGTATGTGGCAATTGATTTACCAAAAAAAGGAACAGTGCATTCCAAAGGACATCTTGATCTTAAAAGAACGAATCTTAAGAGATTCAAAACCATTCTACATATATTCAAAAACATAAAAGGTCATTCACGACAAGTCAACCTGTATTCGTGAAGCAATTGGATGAGACAGACAACTTTTGAAGTCAGAAGCCCCTTATCCAAATCGTATGTAACGTCATTCGCAATGGTCCACTTTCGATCTGAATGAAAGGtgtaaaagaaaaggaaagaaggaaATAATGTAAGCATCAATTACAGATCAAATTCTACACAAGTAGCCAGATGAACAGTACACGTACCAGATGGTAGAAAAGATGCAAATGCCTGGTAAGCTTCAGAACTGAAGTTTCTCACAATTTTCTCGCCCAACACATCCAGTTTCCCCCATGAAaacaattcattttctttctggGAAAAGAACCAAGCAGCCTGTTCCTCAAATGCAAATCCATTAGTCTGTCACTCATTTCAGTGACAACTAGAACAGAGCCAAGGAAATTGCTTAATACCTTTAAAGCCAGCCAAACACCAAGTTCTTCCAAACAAAATGTTAAAGCTGAATAAAATTTCTTCATCTTATTGCTTATGGATTGTGATGTAGATTGACTGAGATCCAAACTTTCTAGTGACAGTTCATGCTGAGAAGAAATAGACCAATAATTAGTACTGTAGTCTGTCAGACAAACATTATACTGcctttcaaatttgaaaaaaaaaaatacgccCTTTAACAAAATCGCAAAGAGACAAACATTAGGCACATAACACTCCACCTCCTAGGAAACAGAAGAGAAGAAATGCAGCATAAATGTCCATTCAAGTTTTAAATTACAGAGGACGGTGCAAAATTACTTCCccataaaaacaaatttttcaatgCCAACATCTTATCATAAAAAATTTTGATACATACCTTTTCTTTCAAAGCATTCAACTGGTTTATTATATTTGCAACCAAGCCACCTGGAATCTCCTCATGCCTGTAATATTTGAACTTTGTAGTTGAATGTGGTATAAACTCAGCAAGCACGGATTCACTAGCACATGTATACACCTTGAACCACCAAGACGAAGCAGGGGAAGCAAAGGTTTAGTAATTTTAAAGAATGTTCAAGCAAATGATATATTAAACTCACAGGTAAAAGATAAAATATTGGACAATAATTCAGCAATGAAAAGTAGATATTGTTGTATGAGAAAAACTAAAGACAGAACAAGAAAATGTCTACAGAGAACTA encodes:
- the LOC103434284 gene encoding endoribonuclease Dicer homolog 2 isoform X2, translating into MEIDGAQLSAGPDPLPFARSYQLEALEAAIKKNTIVFLETGSGKTLIAIMLLRSYAYLLRKPSRFIAVFLVPKVVLVKQQAEAVKMHTDLKVGMYWGDMGVDFWDADMWKQQLEQYEVLVMTPAILLSNLRHSFFKLSMIKVLIFDECHHARGNHDYACIMKDFFHRELHSGESELPRIFGMTASPIKSKGGNSESSYWKIIDELETLMNSKVYTCASESVLAEFIPHSTTKFKYYRHEEIPGGLVANIINQLNALKEKHELSLESLDLSQSTSQSISNKMKKFYSALTFCLEELGVWLALKAAWFFSQKENELFSWGKLDVLGEKIVRNFSSEAYQAFASFLPSDRKWTIANDVTYDLDKGLLTSKVVCLIQLLHEYRGLKDLRCIVFVERVITAVVIESLFSTFFPKLNGWKTKYIAGNNNAVQFQTRKRQNEIVEEFRKGMVNIIVATSILEEGLDVQSCNLVIRFDPSSTVSSFIQSKGRARMQNSDYVLMLKSGDSSTHSRVQNYLASGAIMRKESLRHSSLACTPLEIDLQDDDFYRVESTGASLSLASSIGLMYFYCSRLPSDGYFKPAPRWDKETCTLHLPKSCPIPDVHVKGNVKILKQLACFEACKELHKIGALTDNLVPDIVEEEGTQELGSEPYDDVQCSYVPIELVKPFCSNDPSILYHCYLIELNQNFEYDIPVHNIVLGMRSELDCDIANPHFDLEVGRGSVTVNFKYVGEIHLNSEQVLLCRRFQITIFQILIDHNLNKLGEVLDGLSSGGNVGIDYLLLPGTRIHQEAVIIDWRCVTSVLFASEEYSNDHVNCSTLNGCSRLVHTKQGLVCTCMIQNSLVCTPHNGTIYCITGLLSNLNGNSLLKLRDGRALTYKKYYEERCKIIYKGADNRKKKVLEAITTKKCQENYHLESLEALGDSFLKYAASQQLFKTYQNNHEGLLSVKKEKIISNAALCRLGCDHKLPGFIRNESFDPKNWFIPGDYSGSYLLYEELLYDGRKIYTRERRKVKSKSVADVVEALIGAFLSTGGEVAAMYFMNWVGIKVDFVHIPCERHFQLQPEKLVNVGRIESLLKYSFRDPSLLVEALTHGSYMLPEIPGCYQRLEFLGDAVLDYLITIYLYNEYPGMSPGILTDMRSASVNNDCYARSAIKAELYKHILHASHKLHKDIVYTIENFERLSTESTFGWDSETSFPKVLGDVVESLAGAIYVDSGYDKEIVFQSISPLLQPLITPETLKLHPVRELNEHCQKMHYDMKKPVKTSHNGEAAITIEVEANGVTHKHTSTASNKKTALKLACKEVLRSLKEATQPATNS